A part of Natronorubrum sediminis genomic DNA contains:
- a CDS encoding glutathione S-transferase N-terminal domain-containing protein, with product MGDTHGTDTDAPITFYRLQACPYCERVTRVLEDAGLEYHSRFVEPLHSKRDVVKRVAGVRTVPVIVDENTGVTMAESANIVDYLESTYDPDGENANANRNGGGH from the coding sequence ATGGGAGATACGCACGGTACAGACACCGACGCGCCGATCACGTTCTATCGTCTGCAGGCGTGTCCGTACTGCGAACGCGTCACTCGAGTGCTCGAAGACGCCGGTCTCGAGTATCACTCACGATTCGTCGAACCGCTACACTCCAAACGCGACGTCGTCAAACGCGTCGCCGGCGTCCGTACGGTTCCCGTCATCGTCGACGAGAACACCGGCGTCACGATGGCCGAGAGTGCGAACATCGTCGACTATCTCGAGTCGACCTACGACCCCGACGGTGAGAACGCGAACGCGAACAGAAACGGAGGGGGGCACTAG
- a CDS encoding acyl-CoA thioesterase yields MPTVLETRIENRFRVQPNHANNNETLHGGNLMKWLDEIGAMSAMRFSGETCVTARVNELEFERPIGIGDTAVVEAFVYDTGRTSVHVGLRAWRETPTTGEMERTTESSFTFVAIDEDGSPVAVPELTVDSERGRKLRERMLETEAES; encoded by the coding sequence ATGCCTACGGTACTCGAGACACGTATCGAGAATCGCTTTCGCGTTCAGCCAAATCACGCGAACAACAACGAGACGCTCCATGGCGGCAACCTGATGAAGTGGCTCGACGAGATCGGCGCGATGTCCGCGATGCGCTTTTCCGGCGAGACCTGCGTCACCGCCCGCGTCAACGAACTCGAGTTCGAGCGGCCGATCGGAATCGGTGACACGGCCGTCGTCGAGGCGTTCGTCTACGATACCGGTCGGACGAGCGTGCACGTCGGTCTCCGAGCGTGGCGTGAAACCCCAACGACCGGTGAGATGGAGCGAACGACGGAGTCGTCGTTCACGTTCGTCGCGATCGACGAGGACGGCTCTCCAGTCGCCGTTCCGGAACTCACGGTCGACTCAGAGCGAGGACGAAAACTCCGAGAACGAATGCTCGAGACCGAAGCCGAGTCGTAA
- a CDS encoding conditioned medium-induced protein 4: MNDKTEELRDIFTDVTDGDATVTESQENTRGSLERDERTVEERLESVVQQMRERYEFDTTLSNDELADVATAFYDGETDEEIADDVGIDPETAFDARLSLHLVRDDDADEVDLVAIREREEDDATLAEEYDVSEDQISRYRRVATATDESRAANDRYRDEFDSILADADLSERMASDVREDGLEDATEGMETDVDF; encoded by the coding sequence ATGAACGACAAAACGGAGGAACTCCGCGATATCTTTACCGACGTCACCGACGGCGACGCGACGGTCACCGAATCCCAGGAAAACACGCGCGGATCACTCGAGCGCGACGAGCGAACGGTCGAAGAGCGCCTCGAGAGCGTCGTCCAGCAGATGCGTGAGCGTTACGAGTTCGATACCACCCTCTCGAACGACGAACTCGCCGACGTGGCGACGGCATTTTACGATGGCGAGACCGACGAAGAAATTGCCGACGACGTCGGTATCGATCCCGAGACGGCGTTCGACGCCCGCCTCTCGTTGCACCTCGTTCGAGACGACGACGCCGACGAAGTCGACCTCGTCGCTATCCGAGAGCGCGAGGAAGACGATGCGACGCTCGCCGAGGAGTACGACGTCAGCGAGGACCAGATCAGTCGCTACCGACGGGTCGCGACGGCGACCGACGAGTCTCGGGCCGCCAACGATCGCTACCGAGACGAGTTCGACAGCATCCTCGCGGATGCGGACCTCTCCGAACGAATGGCTAGCGACGTTCGCGAGGACGGCCTCGAGGACGCGACGGAAGGGATGGAAACGGACGTAGACTTCTAA
- a CDS encoding redoxin domain-containing protein translates to MPDFEVVELGSANHPTPGEAIEDFTRPLVTDEFWEDRQLSELLSEEGRTIVVFTPMIGSFVGTYIWSELEERAWAERANSVVGVTASTPYGISQFLEENELPFTLFADPSNDVAAAYGIDHDLDGMAGVSEPRVAFFAVEPDLTVDAAWVATEWPEFPDYDALESELGLESR, encoded by the coding sequence GTGCCCGACTTCGAAGTCGTCGAACTCGGCTCCGCCAACCATCCGACGCCAGGGGAGGCCATCGAGGACTTCACGCGGCCGCTGGTTACCGACGAGTTCTGGGAGGATCGCCAGCTATCCGAACTGCTCAGCGAGGAAGGACGCACAATCGTCGTGTTCACCCCGATGATCGGCTCGTTCGTCGGCACCTACATCTGGAGCGAACTCGAGGAGCGAGCGTGGGCCGAGCGGGCGAATTCGGTCGTCGGCGTCACCGCCTCGACGCCCTACGGAATTTCACAGTTTCTCGAGGAAAACGAGCTCCCGTTCACGCTCTTTGCCGACCCGAGCAACGATGTCGCGGCCGCCTACGGCATCGACCACGATCTCGACGGGATGGCCGGCGTCAGCGAGCCGCGAGTAGCGTTTTTCGCCGTCGAACCGGATCTGACCGTCGACGCCGCCTGGGTCGCGACCGAGTGGCCCGAGTTCCCCGACTACGACGCCCTCGAGTCGGAACTCGGCCTCGAGTCGCGGTAG
- a CDS encoding AAA family ATPase, whose protein sequence is MDAPLWTDTHAPELAELPQDDAREYLERAVDEPINLLLQGPPGSGKTAAARALAREAHEDPDNDLIEINVADFFGRTKTEIKNDPRFEQFLVGRSSMSKRDMINRVLKESASYASVSGEYKTILLDNAEDVREDFQQALRRIMEQHHRTTQFIVATRQPTKLIPPIRSRCFPVSVRSPSSEETVAVLERIVEREDVAYEADGLEFVAGYANGNLRQAILAAQTTVEDEGELTMQAAYETIGEVGLEDEIEEMLDDAEAGEFTDARSALDDLLVDEGLDGEEVIDSILGVARKRYQGEHLARIHRLAADIEFEMHEGSSDRIHVSHLLAELGRDA, encoded by the coding sequence ATGGACGCGCCGCTGTGGACCGACACCCACGCCCCGGAGCTGGCCGAGTTGCCACAGGACGACGCTCGCGAGTACTTAGAGCGAGCCGTCGACGAGCCAATCAACCTCCTGTTGCAGGGTCCACCCGGCAGCGGGAAGACCGCAGCGGCGCGCGCACTTGCCCGTGAGGCACACGAAGACCCGGACAACGACCTGATCGAGATCAACGTTGCCGACTTCTTCGGTCGGACGAAGACGGAGATCAAGAACGATCCGCGCTTCGAGCAGTTCCTCGTCGGGCGATCCTCGATGTCCAAACGGGACATGATCAACCGCGTCCTCAAAGAATCGGCGAGCTACGCCTCCGTCTCCGGCGAGTACAAGACGATCCTGCTCGACAACGCCGAGGACGTCCGCGAGGACTTCCAGCAGGCGCTTCGCCGGATCATGGAACAACACCACCGAACGACCCAATTCATCGTCGCCACGCGCCAGCCGACGAAGCTCATCCCGCCGATCCGCTCGCGGTGTTTCCCAGTCTCCGTTCGTTCCCCCTCGAGTGAAGAGACCGTCGCCGTCCTCGAGCGAATCGTCGAGCGCGAGGACGTCGCGTACGAAGCCGACGGCCTCGAGTTCGTCGCCGGCTACGCCAACGGCAATCTCCGGCAGGCTATCCTGGCCGCCCAGACCACCGTCGAGGACGAGGGCGAACTCACGATGCAAGCGGCCTACGAGACCATCGGCGAGGTCGGCCTCGAGGACGAAATCGAGGAGATGTTAGACGACGCCGAAGCCGGTGAGTTCACGGACGCCCGCAGCGCGCTGGACGACCTGCTCGTCGACGAAGGGCTCGACGGCGAGGAAGTCATCGATTCGATCCTCGGCGTCGCTCGCAAACGATACCAGGGCGAGCATCTGGCCCGAATTCACCGACTCGCCGCTGATATCGAGTTCGAGATGCACGAGGGCTCGAGCGACCGGATCCACGTCTCTCACTTGCTGGCAGAACTGGGACGGGATGCCTGA
- a CDS encoding type 1 glutamine amidotransferase, which yields MTQLRIAVLNAAQQDENTTRNFRRELDASIAEFDISSGEVPANFEFDAAVVTGSRTSVYWDEAWMQATKEWVADAIDRDIPFLGVCWGHQLLADVLGGTVEDMGAYEVGYSEIDRLKSDSRLFDGISEDFLAFTSHSDEVSELPPGGTPLAENHYSNHGFRKDRVFGVQFHPEYDTKTARELVHRKDLSDERRQSVLEEITEENYQQACEAKLVFENFLEFAREMNEGSVSAEASSDASASLGCSD from the coding sequence ATGACTCAGCTTCGTATTGCCGTCCTGAACGCAGCCCAACAGGACGAGAACACGACACGAAACTTCCGGCGCGAACTGGACGCCTCTATCGCTGAATTCGATATCTCTTCGGGTGAGGTCCCGGCCAACTTCGAGTTCGATGCAGCCGTCGTTACCGGCTCGAGAACGTCAGTGTACTGGGACGAAGCGTGGATGCAGGCGACCAAGGAGTGGGTCGCCGACGCAATCGATCGCGACATTCCGTTCCTCGGCGTCTGTTGGGGCCACCAACTTCTCGCCGACGTCCTCGGGGGCACCGTCGAGGATATGGGTGCCTACGAGGTTGGCTACAGCGAGATAGACCGCCTCAAGTCCGACTCGCGGCTCTTCGATGGGATCAGTGAGGACTTTCTCGCGTTCACCAGCCACTCGGACGAAGTTTCGGAACTCCCACCCGGTGGAACGCCCCTCGCGGAGAATCACTACTCCAATCACGGGTTCCGCAAGGATCGCGTCTTCGGCGTCCAATTTCACCCCGAGTACGACACGAAGACCGCCCGCGAACTCGTCCACCGCAAGGACCTCTCCGACGAGCGCCGCCAGTCCGTCCTCGAAGAGATCACCGAGGAGAACTATCAACAGGCCTGTGAAGCCAAGCTCGTCTTCGAGAACTTCCTCGAGTTCGCCCGCGAAATGAACGAAGGTAGCGTCTCCGCCGAGGCCAGCAGCGACGCGTCGGCGTCGCTTGGCTGTTCTGATTGA
- a CDS encoding rhodanese-like domain-containing protein, translating to MPSSLSPDRLASAIESTDPLAVLDIREPLDYANGHVRECTPVHRPVLEERLATLVPNRSTPIVLCDRSGDRAPLDTAWLVRNGYKNVSFLEGGMAAWEAAGNEVIEAIDGVPHTGFDFTSKEFGERVEAEERLSKLTPEEFDDLSSAEPLTVDVRTPEEYADRTIPRSVNLEGVDAALYAETLRRDEERPLVVHCAGRTRSIIGVATLEKLGLENVYALENGTMGWELADQSLEENPDRRSPDLDVDGERRERLRRSVEKLLADTDVELLDPLEIERLEAAVDERQTVYRIDVRTEAEYADGHLPNAVSVPGGQAIQTAERHIAVRDAEIVFVSDDHVRSAITAYWFDEMGFENVTALEGGVSAWMEAGRDLTTDSPESSVVAPALLDDVGTIAPEQLERLRTNGRVAIRNVDASGAFRDRHIPGSKWVPRYELEAHIRSNETSETLVLTCDDGSISRAAGAMLVAECDRSDVRVLRGGVEAWADAEQPLADGETGLTVEPRDDVYDLTGEGFRDNKRAYLEWEERLVE from the coding sequence ATGCCAAGCTCACTCAGTCCGGATCGCCTCGCGTCGGCGATCGAATCGACGGATCCGCTCGCCGTCCTCGACATCCGCGAGCCACTGGATTACGCGAACGGCCACGTTCGAGAGTGCACGCCGGTCCACCGACCGGTCCTTGAGGAGCGCCTCGCGACGCTAGTCCCGAACCGATCGACCCCGATCGTCCTCTGTGATCGCTCGGGCGACCGCGCGCCCCTCGACACCGCGTGGCTCGTTCGAAACGGGTACAAGAACGTTTCGTTCCTCGAGGGCGGAATGGCGGCGTGGGAGGCCGCCGGCAACGAGGTGATCGAGGCGATCGACGGGGTCCCCCACACGGGGTTCGACTTCACCAGCAAGGAGTTCGGGGAGCGAGTCGAAGCCGAGGAGCGCCTGTCGAAGCTGACGCCCGAGGAGTTCGACGACCTGTCGTCGGCAGAGCCGCTGACCGTTGACGTACGGACGCCGGAGGAGTACGCGGACCGCACGATCCCCAGGTCGGTCAACCTCGAGGGAGTCGACGCCGCCCTCTACGCGGAGACGCTCCGCCGCGACGAGGAGCGACCCCTCGTCGTTCACTGCGCCGGTCGGACGCGAAGTATCATCGGAGTCGCGACGCTCGAGAAGCTCGGCCTCGAGAACGTCTACGCACTCGAGAACGGGACGATGGGGTGGGAGCTGGCCGACCAATCCCTCGAGGAGAATCCGGACCGACGGTCACCGGACCTCGACGTCGACGGGGAACGACGCGAGCGACTCCGCCGTTCGGTCGAGAAACTGCTCGCGGACACCGACGTGGAACTGCTCGATCCTCTCGAGATAGAACGCCTCGAGGCCGCGGTTGACGAGCGACAGACGGTGTATCGGATCGACGTGCGAACCGAAGCGGAGTACGCTGACGGCCACCTTCCCAACGCCGTCTCGGTTCCCGGCGGACAGGCGATTCAGACGGCCGAGCGACACATTGCCGTCCGCGACGCCGAGATAGTCTTCGTCTCGGACGACCACGTCCGGTCGGCGATCACCGCCTACTGGTTCGACGAGATGGGGTTCGAGAACGTCACCGCCCTCGAGGGCGGGGTATCAGCCTGGATGGAAGCCGGACGGGATCTCACGACTGATTCGCCCGAGAGCTCGGTCGTCGCTCCGGCGCTCCTCGACGATGTCGGGACCATCGCGCCGGAGCAACTCGAGCGGCTCCGAACAAACGGACGCGTAGCGATCCGGAACGTCGACGCGAGCGGCGCGTTTCGCGACCGTCACATTCCCGGATCGAAGTGGGTTCCCCGCTACGAACTCGAGGCGCACATCCGATCGAACGAGACGAGCGAAACGTTGGTCCTCACCTGCGACGACGGCTCGATTTCCAGGGCCGCTGGAGCGATGCTCGTCGCCGAGTGCGACCGCTCTGACGTGCGGGTACTCCGGGGCGGCGTCGAGGCGTGGGCGGACGCCGAACAGCCCCTCGCCGACGGCGAGACGGGGCTGACCGTCGAGCCTCGAGACGACGTCTACGACCTGACCGGAGAGGGCTTTCGAGATAACAAGCGTGCGTACCTTGAGTGGGAGGAACGCCTCGTCGAGTGA
- a CDS encoding RPA12/RPB9/RPC11 RNA polymerase family protein: protein MQFCDGCGSMMHTEGDTWVCRSCENEDPRDSQAEAAMSIQEDQQDDEAPVVADATQGSTETMQEPCPADDCDSDWAYYEMMPKPGGSYEVRLFTCVECSHKWRES from the coding sequence ATGCAATTCTGCGACGGGTGTGGGTCGATGATGCATACGGAGGGCGACACGTGGGTGTGTCGCTCATGTGAGAACGAGGACCCGCGGGACTCCCAAGCAGAAGCGGCAATGTCGATCCAGGAGGACCAACAGGACGACGAGGCACCCGTCGTGGCCGACGCGACCCAAGGCTCCACTGAGACGATGCAAGAACCCTGTCCAGCGGACGACTGTGACAGCGACTGGGCCTACTACGAGATGATGCCGAAGCCGGGCGGTTCCTATGAGGTTCGACTGTTCACCTGCGTCGAGTGTAGCCACAAGTGGCGCGAGTCTTGA
- a CDS encoding hemolysin family protein, which translates to MATSLLSGIVFAAYEVPVAGLEIDQTTVTVLGVLAVTILIALSGFFSSSEIAMFNLPKHRLEGMVEDEVPGASLVKALKDDPHRLLVTILVGNNIVNIAMSSIATALLGLYFGGLSAVLLATFGITAIVLLFGESVPKSYAVENTESWAIRISKPLKATEYLLYPLIVLFDYLTRQVNKLTGSTGAIESPYVTRDEIQEMIESGEREGVLAEEEHEMLQRIFRFNNTIVKEVMTPRLDMTAVPKDASIDEAIETCIQSGHARVPVYEGSLDNVQGVVHIRDLVRDLNYGETDADDLELEDLIQPTLHVPESKNVDELLTEMRENRMHMAIVIDEFGTTEGLVTVEDMIEEIVGEILKSGEDEPIEEVDDRAVIVRGEVNIEDVNEALDIELPEGEEFETIAGFIFNRAGRLVEEGEEITFDGVRITVEGVENTRIMKARLRKLEQPSEPDEETTGEENEESVARD; encoded by the coding sequence ATGGCGACGTCTCTGCTGTCTGGGATCGTGTTTGCGGCGTATGAAGTTCCCGTCGCGGGACTCGAGATCGATCAGACGACGGTGACCGTTCTCGGGGTGCTCGCAGTAACGATCCTCATCGCACTCTCCGGATTCTTCTCTTCCTCGGAAATTGCGATGTTCAATCTCCCAAAACACCGTCTCGAGGGGATGGTCGAGGATGAGGTCCCCGGAGCGAGTCTGGTCAAGGCGCTCAAGGACGACCCACACCGACTGCTGGTGACGATCCTCGTCGGCAACAACATCGTCAACATCGCGATGTCGTCGATCGCGACTGCCCTATTGGGACTGTACTTCGGCGGATTGTCGGCCGTTTTGCTGGCGACGTTCGGCATCACTGCGATCGTCCTCTTGTTCGGTGAGAGCGTCCCCAAATCCTACGCGGTCGAAAACACGGAATCGTGGGCCATCCGCATCTCGAAGCCCCTGAAAGCGACCGAGTACCTCCTCTACCCGCTCATCGTCCTCTTCGATTACCTCACTCGCCAGGTGAACAAACTGACCGGTTCGACGGGGGCGATCGAGTCGCCGTACGTCACCCGCGACGAAATTCAGGAGATGATCGAGTCGGGCGAACGCGAGGGTGTGCTCGCCGAAGAAGAACACGAGATGCTCCAGCGAATCTTCCGTTTCAACAACACTATCGTCAAGGAGGTGATGACGCCCCGACTCGACATGACCGCCGTCCCGAAAGACGCGAGCATCGACGAGGCCATCGAAACCTGCATCCAGAGCGGTCACGCCCGCGTTCCGGTCTACGAAGGTAGTCTCGACAACGTTCAGGGCGTCGTTCACATCCGCGACCTCGTTCGCGACCTGAACTACGGCGAGACGGACGCCGATGATCTGGAACTCGAGGACCTGATCCAACCGACCTTACACGTCCCCGAGTCGAAGAACGTCGACGAACTCCTCACGGAGATGCGCGAAAACCGGATGCACATGGCCATCGTCATCGACGAGTTCGGGACCACGGAGGGACTCGTGACCGTCGAGGACATGATCGAGGAGATCGTCGGCGAGATCCTCAAATCCGGCGAGGACGAACCGATCGAGGAGGTCGACGACCGGGCCGTCATCGTCCGCGGCGAGGTCAACATCGAGGACGTCAACGAAGCCCTCGATATCGAACTTCCCGAGGGCGAGGAGTTCGAGACCATCGCCGGCTTTATCTTCAATCGCGCGGGTCGTCTCGTCGAGGAAGGCGAGGAGATCACCTTCGACGGCGTCCGGATCACCGTCGAGGGCGTCGAAAACACCCGCATCATGAAAGCTCGCCTGCGAAAACTCGAGCAGCCATCCGAACCCGACGAAGAGACAACGGGCGAAGAGAACGAAGAATCGGTTGCTCGAGACTGA
- a CDS encoding (Fe-S)-binding protein — protein MNVIAQSEVGRETYLGIGSVGYALFYLLVVITLSVLAYGIYQRFSRYAEGDDDPFARVNELPSRIISATKIVLSNEKQFNRDLYGGLMHSFILWGFLTLLIATLIIGFEQYTTELIFGFVFWEGDFYLSYQFIVDAMGLLFVVGIGMAMYRRYWVQNHRLWGRHTSNEDDIFIWTLFGLGVGGFLLEGARIYATGMPDHEVVSFVGYGIAILFQAIDLPTTGAALEASTGGASYSAVSNLGYNAETLHWLVWWKHSLLAFFFIAWIPYAKPFHMISSFANVVTRDEKAGARLPNVPSDLDATNAESIDDFTWKEILDQDACTKCGRCSSVCPAKASDRPLDPRNVILDLKKYREELDAGGEEKPIVADGGTSVINTETMESCMACMACMDACPVEIEHLQSFTRLNRQMTDQGDISSSMQDVFQNVMQNGNTFGDSPRNRGDWADDLEFDVPDAREEEVDYLWYVGDFPSYDERNKQVARSLATILQEADVSFGILFDDEKYDGNDIRRVGEEFLYVELAGHHVETWEDCEFDKIVCTDPHSYNTFKNEYPEVDFEEFADDPMMPFEYEDEWNADGEIDVLHWTQAVEELVTEDKLELSGTELDYTVTYHDPCHLGRYNDEYEAPRELIRATGCELDEMPRNRDNSFCCGGGGGGLWMDFEEEPKPSEERIREALEDTDNGPDVEKFVVACPMCMTMYEDGRKTGGYEDDIEIVDVAELIVEAIGAEEKADLEVAAD, from the coding sequence ATGAACGTCATAGCACAGTCGGAGGTGGGACGGGAAACCTACCTGGGAATTGGCAGCGTGGGGTACGCGCTGTTCTATCTTCTCGTGGTGATTACGCTTTCCGTCTTGGCCTACGGCATCTACCAGCGATTCAGTCGCTACGCCGAGGGTGACGACGACCCGTTCGCCAGAGTCAACGAGCTACCGAGTCGCATCATCAGCGCGACAAAGATCGTCCTCTCGAACGAGAAACAGTTCAACAGGGATCTCTACGGCGGGCTGATGCACTCGTTTATCCTCTGGGGTTTCCTGACGCTGCTCATCGCGACGCTCATCATCGGCTTCGAGCAGTACACGACGGAACTCATCTTCGGGTTCGTCTTCTGGGAAGGTGACTTCTATCTCTCCTACCAGTTCATCGTCGACGCGATGGGGCTGCTGTTCGTCGTCGGGATCGGAATGGCGATGTACCGACGCTACTGGGTCCAGAACCACCGTCTCTGGGGCCGTCACACCTCGAACGAAGACGATATCTTCATCTGGACGCTGTTCGGGCTCGGCGTGGGTGGCTTCCTCCTCGAGGGCGCGCGAATTTACGCAACCGGCATGCCAGATCACGAGGTTGTGAGCTTCGTCGGCTACGGAATCGCCATACTCTTTCAGGCGATCGACCTGCCGACGACCGGCGCCGCACTCGAGGCATCCACCGGTGGTGCGAGTTACAGCGCAGTGAGCAACCTCGGCTACAACGCCGAGACGCTCCACTGGCTGGTCTGGTGGAAACACTCGCTGCTCGCATTCTTCTTCATCGCGTGGATTCCCTACGCCAAGCCGTTCCACATGATCTCCTCGTTCGCGAACGTCGTCACGCGCGACGAGAAAGCCGGCGCTCGGCTGCCAAACGTTCCGTCGGACCTCGACGCGACCAACGCCGAATCCATCGACGACTTCACCTGGAAGGAAATTCTCGACCAAGACGCCTGTACCAAGTGTGGTCGCTGTTCGTCGGTCTGTCCCGCAAAGGCCTCCGACCGACCCCTCGACCCGCGAAACGTCATCCTCGACCTGAAGAAGTACCGCGAGGAACTCGACGCCGGCGGCGAGGAAAAACCGATCGTCGCCGACGGTGGCACGAGCGTCATCAACACCGAGACGATGGAGTCCTGCATGGCCTGTATGGCCTGTATGGACGCCTGTCCCGTCGAAATCGAACACCTCCAGTCGTTCACCCGGCTCAACCGCCAGATGACCGACCAGGGAGACATCTCGAGTTCCATGCAGGACGTCTTCCAGAACGTCATGCAAAACGGCAACACGTTCGGCGACAGTCCACGAAACCGCGGTGACTGGGCCGACGACCTCGAGTTCGACGTTCCCGACGCCCGCGAAGAGGAGGTCGACTACCTCTGGTACGTCGGCGACTTCCCAAGCTACGACGAGCGCAACAAGCAGGTCGCCCGTTCGCTGGCGACCATCCTGCAAGAAGCCGACGTCAGCTTCGGCATCCTCTTCGACGACGAGAAGTACGACGGCAACGACATTCGCCGCGTCGGCGAGGAGTTCCTCTACGTCGAACTCGCCGGTCACCACGTCGAAACGTGGGAAGACTGCGAGTTCGATAAGATCGTCTGTACGGACCCACACTCCTACAACACGTTCAAGAACGAGTATCCGGAGGTCGACTTCGAAGAGTTCGCCGACGATCCGATGATGCCCTTCGAGTACGAAGACGAGTGGAACGCAGACGGCGAAATCGACGTCCTTCACTGGACCCAAGCCGTCGAAGAACTCGTGACCGAGGACAAACTCGAGCTGTCGGGCACCGAACTCGACTACACCGTTACCTACCACGATCCGTGTCACCTCGGGCGGTATAACGACGAGTACGAAGCGCCGCGCGAACTCATCCGCGCAACGGGCTGTGAACTCGACGAGATGCCACGCAACCGCGACAACTCGTTCTGTTGTGGTGGCGGCGGTGGCGGGCTCTGGATGGACTTCGAAGAAGAGCCAAAGCCGAGTGAAGAACGAATCCGCGAAGCGCTCGAGGACACCGACAACGGTCCTGACGTCGAGAAGTTCGTCGTCGCCTGTCCGATGTGCATGACGATGTACGAGGACGGCCGCAAGACCGGCGGCTACGAGGACGACATCGAAATCGTCGACGTCGCTGAACTCATCGTCGAAGCCATCGGTGCGGAAGAAAAGGCTGATCTCGAGGTCGCGGCGGACTAA
- a CDS encoding L-threonylcarbamoyladenylate synthase gives MDTVDAETLERGAAAIRAGELVVYPTETVYGLGADALDADAVERVFEVKGRDRSKPVSFAVPSFETAVEAEYVHANERERAFAAEFLPGPVTVLCERGEAIPDVLTAGADRVGVRVPDCEPALALLERAARPITATSANVSGEPSARRVADIGSQVRNAAFVVGADQLYASGRETDEVNETTDGDDEADRDEANNGDERTESTVVDVSTGTIHRRGANAAAIDAWLENN, from the coding sequence ATGGACACGGTGGACGCGGAGACGCTCGAGCGAGGCGCAGCGGCGATCCGTGCGGGGGAGTTGGTCGTGTATCCCACCGAGACGGTCTACGGACTGGGAGCCGACGCGCTCGACGCTGACGCCGTCGAGCGCGTCTTCGAGGTGAAAGGGAGGGATCGGTCGAAGCCGGTCTCGTTTGCTGTCCCATCGTTCGAGACGGCCGTCGAGGCCGAGTACGTTCACGCGAACGAGCGCGAACGCGCCTTCGCGGCGGAGTTCCTCCCGGGACCGGTGACGGTGCTCTGTGAACGCGGCGAGGCGATTCCGGACGTGCTCACCGCCGGCGCGGACCGCGTCGGCGTGCGCGTTCCCGACTGCGAACCCGCACTCGCACTACTCGAGCGGGCGGCACGACCAATCACGGCGACGAGTGCAAACGTCAGCGGTGAGCCAAGCGCCCGCCGCGTCGCCGATATCGGCTCGCAGGTTCGAAACGCGGCGTTCGTAGTCGGGGCCGACCAGCTGTACGCGTCTGGTCGCGAAACGGACGAAGTGAACGAAACGACCGACGGTGACGACGAAGCCGACAGGGACGAAGCGAACAACGGGGACGAACGAACCGAAAGCACCGTCGTCGACGTTTCGACGGGAACGATCCACCGCCGCGGAGCGAACGCGGCAGCGATCGACGCGTGGCTCGAGAATAACTGA
- a CDS encoding CRISPR-associated protein Cas4 — MTRALVSLSDLRTAAYCPRKCYYRQTSDDDGEPPPVVDSIRNLATRYPELLSAPAGALEAEPIAATPIQYRERLGATRDRLEARGHWNRLTAASVQNTYVAGRDCHGIVHKVLEDPLEPVLISTGSPPEQGVWDSQSVHAVGAAKALSWEHDQRVEHAWLEYPAHGVIRRIKLSTRRKARYRRVLRSVRELDGPPARTTNRSKCSACEFATKCGVRTRTLRSLLGF; from the coding sequence GTGACTCGAGCCCTCGTTTCGTTGAGCGATCTGCGGACGGCCGCGTACTGTCCGCGAAAGTGCTACTATCGTCAGACGAGCGACGACGACGGTGAACCGCCGCCCGTCGTCGACTCGATTCGAAACCTCGCGACGCGCTATCCCGAACTGCTGAGCGCTCCAGCGGGCGCACTCGAGGCCGAACCGATCGCCGCCACTCCGATCCAGTATCGCGAGCGACTCGGGGCGACGAGAGACAGACTCGAAGCGCGCGGCCACTGGAATCGACTCACGGCGGCGAGTGTGCAAAACACCTACGTCGCTGGCCGCGACTGCCACGGTATCGTCCACAAGGTTCTCGAGGACCCACTCGAGCCCGTCCTGATTTCGACCGGTTCCCCTCCAGAACAGGGGGTCTGGGACTCTCAGTCGGTCCACGCCGTCGGAGCCGCCAAGGCGCTGTCGTGGGAACACGACCAGCGAGTCGAGCACGCCTGGCTCGAGTATCCCGCTCACGGGGTAATTCGACGAATCAAACTCTCGACGCGTCGAAAAGCCCGGTATCGACGAGTCCTTCGCTCGGTTCGGGAACTCGACGGCCCGCCGGCTCGAACGACCAATCGATCGAAGTGTTCCGCCTGCGAGTTCGCGACGAAGTGTGGCGTCCGAACCCGGACGCTTCGCTCGTTACTCGGATTCTAA